Proteins from one Mesotoga infera genomic window:
- a CDS encoding ABC transporter ATP-binding protein, which translates to MIRKFIAYYRPHLRLFILDMACAFMIAGIDLVFPTFTSRALDDYIPSGNMRGIATITVVMALLFVLRAVFNYIVNYWGHVVGVRMEYNMRKDIFSHLQTLSFSYFDRVRTGKIMSRIVNDLREITELAHHGPEDLLISLITLTGAFIILVQTDWRLTLVVFMYIPFMIWFGVKKRQKMAQAFRIVRKKIANVNAQVENSISGIRVAQSFTNENFEKIKFDTGNREFKESRQFAFKSMAEMTTGIDLLMNLLKVTVLAMGGYLTYAGEISVGSFVAFFLYIELFLQPIRRLMQFAQQYEDGMSGFERFIEIMETKSSIIDSPNAVELKDVIGEVKVENVTFAYDGGENVLKNVSLDIPAGKMIALVGPSGGGKTTLCHLIPRFYDVKEGRITIDGKDIRDVTLHSLRRNIGIVQQDVFLFAGTIRDNIAYGKGDATDEEIIEAAKKANIHDFIMTLDKGYDSYVGERGVMLSGGQKQRISIARVFLKNPPILILDEATSSLDNETELKIQASLEMLSRGRTSLVIAHRLSTIKNADEIVVITADGIIERGNHSELLKLSGHYARLYKAQFKGYIPDM; encoded by the coding sequence ATGATTCGCAAATTTATCGCCTATTATCGTCCACACTTGAGGCTGTTCATTCTGGACATGGCCTGCGCCTTCATGATCGCGGGCATAGATCTGGTCTTCCCGACTTTCACGAGCAGGGCGCTCGACGACTATATCCCCTCGGGAAATATGCGGGGTATAGCGACAATCACCGTGGTTATGGCCCTGCTATTCGTGTTGAGGGCTGTGTTCAACTACATCGTGAACTACTGGGGCCACGTTGTCGGTGTCCGTATGGAATACAACATGAGGAAGGATATCTTCTCTCATCTTCAGACCCTCTCTTTTAGTTATTTTGACAGGGTGAGAACGGGAAAGATAATGTCGAGGATCGTCAACGATCTCAGAGAGATAACCGAGCTCGCCCACCACGGTCCGGAAGATCTGCTGATATCCTTGATCACCCTGACGGGCGCTTTCATCATTCTGGTGCAGACCGACTGGAGATTGACACTGGTAGTTTTCATGTACATTCCCTTCATGATATGGTTCGGCGTGAAGAAGAGACAGAAGATGGCTCAGGCCTTCAGGATCGTGCGAAAGAAGATAGCCAACGTCAACGCGCAAGTGGAGAACAGCATCTCCGGAATAAGGGTGGCCCAGTCCTTCACCAACGAGAACTTCGAGAAGATCAAATTCGATACGGGCAACCGGGAGTTCAAAGAATCCCGTCAGTTCGCCTTCAAATCTATGGCCGAGATGACGACCGGCATCGACCTTCTGATGAACCTTCTGAAGGTCACGGTGCTGGCTATGGGCGGGTATCTCACGTACGCCGGCGAGATCTCTGTCGGGTCGTTCGTGGCCTTCTTTCTGTACATAGAATTGTTTTTGCAGCCTATCAGGAGGTTGATGCAGTTCGCCCAGCAGTACGAGGATGGAATGTCCGGCTTCGAGAGATTCATAGAGATAATGGAGACCAAATCTTCAATAATCGACAGCCCGAACGCAGTCGAACTCAAAGACGTGATCGGAGAGGTTAAGGTCGAGAACGTTACTTTCGCCTACGACGGCGGAGAAAACGTCCTGAAGAACGTATCTCTGGATATACCGGCCGGAAAGATGATCGCCCTGGTCGGACCTTCCGGAGGGGGCAAGACCACGCTCTGCCACCTCATACCGCGCTTCTACGATGTTAAGGAAGGGAGAATCACGATCGACGGGAAGGATATAAGGGATGTCACGCTGCATTCTCTGCGCAGGAATATCGGGATAGTCCAGCAGGACGTCTTCCTCTTCGCCGGGACGATCCGCGACAATATAGCTTACGGAAAGGGCGACGCGACGGACGAAGAGATAATCGAAGCAGCCAAGAAGGCCAATATACACGACTTCATAATGACGCTAGATAAAGGTTACGATTCTTACGTCGGTGAGAGGGGCGTTATGCTTTCCGGCGGACAGAAACAGAGGATCTCCATCGCCAGGGTCTTCCTCAAGAATCCGCCGATTCTGATCCTCGACGAGGCGACCTCCTCTCTCGACAACGAGACCGAATTGAAGATACAGGCCTCTCTCGAAATGCTTTCGAGGGGAAGAACCTCTCTGGTAATAGCCCACAGATTATCGACTATAAAGAACGCGGATGAGATAGTTGTCATCACGGCCGACGGAATAATAGAGAGGGGAAACCATTCCGAACTGTTGAAACTCTCAGGCCACTACGCCAGACTCTACAAAGCCCAATTCAAGGGCTACATACCGGATATGTAA
- a CDS encoding ArsB/NhaD family transporter, with protein MNSMDKLFVGIYFILAFTLIVFSKKRRVLLAFTAGMLLVVLKVSESMRIETISEFVDFNAIFLLIGMMVIVAIIKSTGFFQYIAIRTLKWTRGNIMLLSALFAALIALFSMILDNVTTMIMFMPVIFFVADGAGFNPFAFTTVMILASNVGGCMTLVGDPPNIIIGNASKIPFLTFTALVFIPLALSFAVLLLMSRFSILKSLASLSQNNSVIKEMRTEGVITNPKLMIVSLSTLVIVVIGFIIHSVVDIEMSLFAILGAAFLLLYTGKDFDHMANEVDWNAILFFIGLFSLAYSLESSGIAGDLSRIAMKLEGNPILLSSAILWLSGFIAMITGAIPVVTIFIPIVANLSAIYPLPYDLWIALALGANLGGNGTLTGHLANIITFEMLNKEARKKNTFLDFLKLGFPFSVVSLAISNLYLIVRLLMIG; from the coding sequence ATGAACAGTATGGACAAACTCTTTGTCGGCATCTATTTCATACTGGCCTTCACGCTCATAGTCTTTTCGAAGAAGCGGCGGGTTTTACTCGCCTTCACTGCCGGAATGCTGCTGGTAGTGCTAAAAGTCTCCGAAAGCATGCGCATAGAGACCATATCCGAATTCGTCGATTTCAACGCCATATTTTTGCTTATAGGTATGATGGTGATAGTGGCGATAATAAAATCGACAGGTTTCTTCCAGTACATAGCCATCAGGACTTTGAAGTGGACGCGGGGTAACATCATGCTCCTCTCGGCCCTGTTCGCCGCCCTGATCGCGCTCTTTTCGATGATCCTCGACAACGTGACCACCATGATAATGTTCATGCCAGTCATTTTCTTTGTCGCCGATGGAGCCGGCTTCAACCCCTTCGCCTTCACCACGGTCATGATACTGGCCTCCAACGTGGGCGGCTGCATGACGCTCGTGGGAGATCCACCGAACATAATAATCGGAAACGCATCGAAGATACCCTTCCTCACGTTCACGGCCCTGGTCTTCATTCCACTGGCCTTATCGTTTGCCGTGCTCTTGTTGATGTCGAGATTCAGCATACTCAAGAGCCTCGCCTCGCTCTCTCAAAACAACTCGGTGATAAAAGAGATGAGAACCGAGGGTGTCATAACCAATCCAAAGCTCATGATAGTCTCCCTATCTACACTGGTGATCGTTGTGATAGGCTTCATAATCCACAGCGTCGTCGATATAGAGATGTCGCTCTTCGCCATACTCGGCGCGGCCTTCCTGCTACTGTATACCGGCAAGGACTTCGATCACATGGCAAACGAAGTTGACTGGAACGCGATACTCTTCTTCATAGGCCTCTTTTCGCTCGCTTACTCTCTGGAAAGCTCGGGAATCGCCGGCGATCTCTCCCGGATAGCCATGAAGCTCGAAGGTAATCCAATCCTGCTCTCAAGCGCGATCCTGTGGCTCAGCGGCTTCATCGCCATGATCACCGGCGCCATACCAGTCGTGACGATCTTCATACCCATCGTGGCCAATCTCTCGGCCATATACCCGCTGCCCTACGACCTATGGATAGCACTGGCCCTGGGCGCAAACCTCGGGGGAAACGGCACGCTCACCGGCCACCTGGCCAACATAATAACTTTCGAAATGCTCAACAAAGAGGCCCGAAAGAAAAACACGTTTTTGGACTTCCTGAAGCTGGGCTTCCCGTTTTCCGTAGTTTCTCTCGCAATCTCGAACCTCTATCTCATAGTCAGGCTGCTCATGATTGGATAA
- a CDS encoding putative toxin-antitoxin system toxin component, PIN family: protein MKVVIDTNVVISAALGSRTCSMAIIKALEQEVIEPGIFTQELRRFIVKLMGKRRNAELEALSNFVEYFITVVEIVDDYQLVSFSADPPDNHFISLAAARNALLITGDKLCLQSALRGNVKCKTPSQYLKDSL from the coding sequence ATGAAGGTAGTTATTGATACGAACGTTGTGATTTCAGCGGCTCTTGGCTCCAGAACATGTAGCATGGCCATCATTAAAGCACTGGAGCAAGAGGTAATTGAACCGGGAATATTCACTCAAGAGTTGCGAAGGTTTATAGTGAAATTGATGGGAAAGCGTAGAAATGCTGAATTGGAAGCTCTTTCCAACTTTGTAGAGTATTTCATAACGGTGGTAGAGATTGTCGATGACTATCAGTTAGTTAGTTTCAGTGCTGATCCTCCGGACAATCATTTCATTTCATTGGCGGCGGCCAGAAATGCCTTGCTTATAACCGGGGACAAGCTCTGTCTGCAAAGTGCACTGCGGGGTAATGTAAAATGCAAGACGCCATCACAATATCTGAAGGACTCTCTTTGA
- a CDS encoding type II toxin-antitoxin system Phd/YefM family antitoxin: MKTVNVRDIRNRFSEIVESKEELLILRRGVPIMKISPLSKEDLMNYYLSKAHEEARKIGLSEKEGLEVLDEVRKEMKDEGSY, encoded by the coding sequence ATGAAGACTGTTAATGTTAGGGATATTCGAAACAGGTTCAGCGAGATTGTCGAAAGCAAAGAAGAACTTCTGATTCTTAGGCGCGGGGTTCCGATCATGAAGATATCACCCTTGTCTAAGGAGGATTTGATGAATTACTATCTTTCAAAAGCCCATGAAGAAGCGAGAAAGATTGGACTCAGCGAAAAAGAGGGATTAGAAGTTCTGGATGAGGTAAGAAAAGAGATGAAAGATGAAGGTAGTTATTGA
- a CDS encoding group II intron maturase-specific domain-containing protein, translated as MLFHIFYRRFSYFTVDVDTRRNQSTPVKEIVKELNPLLRGFASYFRIVDLQSTLRGLLSWIRRRLRAIILHQWKSTKKLNRVLRRAGWEEKVNLRMNKWRSSHTKAVNYAIPNRFFEEMNLFDMTSYYHPLSKYPILDP; from the coding sequence ATGCTTTTTCACATTTTCTACCGGCGTTTTTCTTATTTTACTGTTGATGTCGACACAAGAAGGAACCAGAGCACACCGGTAAAGGAAATAGTGAAAGAGCTAAATCCACTGTTGAGAGGATTTGCCAGCTATTTCAGGATAGTAGACTTACAATCTACCTTGAGAGGGCTTTTGAGCTGGATAAGGAGAAGGCTTAGAGCCATCATACTACACCAGTGGAAGAGCACAAAGAAACTGAACAGAGTCCTTAGAAGGGCTGGATGGGAAGAGAAAGTCAATTTGAGAATGAACAAATGGCGCTCTTCTCACACAAAAGCAGTCAATTACGCCATTCCCAACAGGTTCTTTGAAGAGATGAACTTATTCGATATGACATCGTACTATCATCCCCTGTCGAAGTATCCGATACTCGATCCATGA
- the istA gene encoding IS21 family transposase yields the protein MLGEKQVIEIRILSKRGITNREIAREMGCHENTVSKYLKEDWKKMKGISKLDPYKEHIIKRLEEYPSIKATVLFKEIKAQGYTGGMTIVRMYVHSIRPEDEIESTRFETAPGRQFQADWGEGETRIGGKSVVIKFFTMVLGYSRMLYVQIVNDEKLETLLQAHNKAFEYFGGYPHEGLYDNMKAVVKSLERKKEYNAKFTDFADFYGFRIITHRPYNPKAKGKVERMVPYVRNNILYAQSYSSLSELENTLLDWLVIANQRLHSYLKETPLERFEREKEHLNKLTRFYPLRRLNTRLVRESGQVIYKERAYRVPEKYTGKKVNLQTEGQMLKIYCEDDLINSQPLKDQVEVRSLKEYQKLVGA from the coding sequence ATGTTGGGAGAGAAGCAGGTCATTGAAATAAGAATACTTAGCAAGAGGGGAATTACAAACAGAGAGATAGCCAGAGAAATGGGCTGCCATGAAAACACAGTCAGCAAGTATTTGAAGGAGGATTGGAAGAAGATGAAGGGTATTTCAAAACTGGATCCTTACAAAGAGCACATAATCAAAAGGCTAGAAGAGTATCCGTCAATAAAAGCCACAGTGTTGTTCAAAGAGATAAAGGCTCAAGGTTACACCGGAGGAATGACGATAGTTCGGATGTATGTGCACTCCATACGTCCGGAGGATGAAATTGAGAGCACAAGATTTGAGACAGCTCCGGGCAGGCAATTCCAGGCCGATTGGGGAGAGGGTGAGACCAGGATAGGTGGAAAGTCGGTGGTGATAAAGTTCTTCACCATGGTCCTAGGATACTCGCGAATGTTGTATGTCCAGATAGTCAATGACGAGAAGCTTGAGACACTTCTTCAAGCTCACAACAAGGCATTCGAATACTTCGGAGGTTATCCACATGAAGGGCTGTACGACAACATGAAAGCCGTGGTCAAGTCTCTTGAGAGGAAGAAAGAATACAATGCCAAGTTCACAGACTTCGCAGACTTCTATGGCTTCAGGATAATAACTCATCGTCCATACAACCCGAAGGCCAAAGGGAAGGTTGAGAGGATGGTTCCGTATGTGAGAAACAACATACTGTATGCTCAAAGCTACTCAAGCCTCTCTGAATTAGAGAACACTCTTCTCGATTGGTTGGTCATTGCCAACCAGAGATTACATTCCTATCTAAAAGAAACCCCTCTCGAGAGGTTCGAGAGGGAAAAGGAACATCTGAATAAACTAACTAGATTCTATCCCTTGAGGAGATTAAACACAAGGCTGGTAAGAGAGTCCGGACAGGTCATTTACAAAGAAAGAGCTTACAGGGTACCTGAGAAATACACCGGCAAGAAAGTCAACCTGCAAACGGAAGGTCAGATGCTGAAGATTTATTGTGAAGATGATCTGATCAACAGCCAGCCACTCAAAGACCAGGTTGAAGTAAGGTCCTTGAAGGAATACCAGAAACTGGTGGGGGCATGA
- the istB gene encoding IS21-like element helper ATPase IstB, translating to MAYEKVRELMESLKLTGMMNSLDFSLHNWGKGEKDVTELLEELLLAEVKEKSERRYLTALKYSGLPFHKTLEEFDFSFQPSIDRKQIMELKSLRFLYEKENVVLLGPPGVGKTHLAVALGMEALREGKKVYFVNAISLVDKLKKAFSERRFEKTIGYFKSIELLIVDELGYLPLENEGAKLFFELVSEKYEKGSIILTSNRGFAEWNRIFEDEILATAVLDRLLHHCTIVNIRGKSYRLREKQKTGLIGTQLISSPGH from the coding sequence ATGGCATACGAAAAAGTGAGAGAGTTAATGGAATCGCTCAAGCTTACCGGAATGATGAACTCGCTGGATTTCTCTCTACACAATTGGGGCAAAGGAGAGAAAGATGTAACCGAGCTCTTGGAAGAATTACTGCTGGCTGAAGTAAAGGAGAAGAGTGAAAGAAGATATCTCACAGCTCTCAAATACAGTGGACTTCCATTTCACAAAACACTCGAAGAATTCGACTTCTCCTTTCAGCCTTCAATAGACAGGAAACAGATAATGGAACTGAAGAGCTTGAGATTCCTGTACGAAAAAGAGAATGTCGTTCTGCTTGGACCTCCCGGGGTTGGAAAAACACATCTGGCAGTAGCCCTGGGAATGGAAGCGCTCAGAGAAGGGAAGAAAGTTTACTTTGTGAATGCAATATCGCTTGTGGACAAACTGAAGAAGGCCTTTTCTGAAAGACGGTTTGAAAAGACGATAGGTTACTTCAAATCGATTGAGCTACTCATTGTAGACGAGTTGGGGTATCTCCCACTTGAAAATGAAGGTGCAAAGCTCTTCTTTGAACTGGTGAGTGAGAAATACGAAAAGGGAAGCATAATCCTTACTTCAAACAGAGGCTTTGCAGAATGGAACAGAATCTTTGAAGACGAGATACTCGCAACAGCCGTTCTTGACAGACTATTGCATCACTGTACCATTGTCAACATACGAGGAAAGAGTTACAGGCTTAGAGAGAAACAGAAAACCGGTCTTATTGGTACACAATTGATTAGTTCGCCTGGTCATTGA
- a CDS encoding TetR/AcrR family transcriptional regulator: protein MAEKDLKERIKEVAVEHFNRNGYHGTTIRNIANDVGCSLPMIYYYYKNKKELFDEIIKKEFFSIIKKQASHLKTSGIVDFYTKFINDLNALNNYDKQVYRLGIKVYLSFDGDDELMNLMDEWEKTILPRHYKILQPHLKNTENDTAVVRTLVHLMETLIENIVVKNRYLPEGEIREEIAIVLRGVDGSIPDPQSH, encoded by the coding sequence ATGGCGGAGAAGGATTTAAAAGAGAGAATCAAGGAAGTGGCGGTTGAGCATTTCAACAGAAACGGTTATCACGGAACGACGATACGCAACATCGCCAACGATGTGGGATGTTCTCTACCGATGATCTATTATTACTACAAGAACAAAAAAGAGTTGTTCGATGAAATAATCAAAAAGGAGTTCTTCAGCATTATAAAGAAGCAGGCTTCTCACCTGAAAACCTCCGGCATCGTGGATTTCTACACCAAGTTCATCAACGACCTGAACGCCCTGAACAACTACGATAAGCAGGTTTACCGGCTAGGGATAAAAGTTTATCTCTCCTTCGACGGCGACGATGAATTGATGAACCTCATGGATGAATGGGAAAAGACCATACTGCCCAGGCATTACAAGATTCTGCAGCCTCATCTGAAGAACACCGAAAACGACACGGCGGTTGTGCGGACTCTGGTGCATCTCATGGAAACGCTGATCGAGAACATAGTCGTGAAAAACAGATACTTGCCAGAGGGGGAGATCCGGGAAGAGATCGCCATCGTTCTGCGCGGTGTGGACGGTTCAATTCCCGATCCGCAATCACACTGA